A window of Mucilaginibacter paludis DSM 18603 contains these coding sequences:
- a CDS encoding HU domain-containing protein, which yields MDIAVFISELLDHQKDLVIPGLGSFYRAHVEGYYNQDQQQFYPPTMQLQFSTEQKDDDGKLVGLIAEYKNISIESASYFVDKFVTAVLLQVNAGSFAIGDKGVLSMRRNQLVFISKKFDNNNELFYGLSPVKLKRTKSYNQEGIAAPNVQVPVTEKPSPFTAALLRGETMPDAIDGVEQQQHEPEAETKPRKIYILVLVIALVLLLSGVVLVTAYWLKPELFAGLRGHVEPPPVSGSVRKKIVSDSTENAIQAQKDIGATPVVDSVTKSKIEMPVDTFGIVIGTFKTYNGAQMEYGRYINNGMRNIEIRRKPDDARRYQIDVATYLNIDSANAHLEQFKKKLKQTDIFVQTYPYKKQ from the coding sequence ATGGATATAGCCGTTTTTATTAGTGAGTTACTGGACCATCAAAAAGATTTGGTGATACCCGGATTGGGCTCCTTTTATAGGGCTCATGTAGAAGGATATTATAACCAGGATCAGCAGCAATTTTATCCGCCGACGATGCAATTGCAATTTAGTACGGAGCAAAAGGATGACGATGGGAAATTGGTGGGCCTGATTGCCGAATATAAAAATATCAGTATCGAGTCGGCAAGTTATTTTGTCGACAAATTTGTGACCGCAGTATTGTTGCAGGTTAATGCGGGGAGCTTTGCCATTGGCGACAAGGGCGTACTTAGCATGCGGCGGAATCAGTTGGTGTTTATCTCCAAAAAGTTTGATAACAACAACGAATTATTTTACGGCTTAAGTCCTGTTAAGCTAAAAAGAACTAAATCATACAATCAGGAAGGGATTGCAGCCCCCAACGTGCAGGTGCCGGTTACCGAAAAACCATCACCCTTTACGGCTGCCTTACTGCGCGGCGAAACCATGCCTGATGCTATAGACGGCGTGGAGCAACAGCAACACGAGCCAGAAGCTGAAACCAAGCCCCGCAAAATATATATCCTGGTACTGGTAATAGCGCTTGTTTTATTATTAAGCGGCGTGGTACTAGTAACTGCCTATTGGCTAAAGCCCGAGCTGTTTGCCGGGCTGAGGGGGCATGTTGAGCCACCACCGGTTAGCGGCAGCGTACGAAAGAAGATAGTTTCCGATTCCACTGAAAATGCTATACAGGCTCAGAAAGATATCGGCGCCACGCCTGTGGTTGATTCGGTAACTAAAAGTAAAATAGAAATGCCGGTAGATACCTTTGGTATTGTAATAGGTACATTTAAAACGTATAACGGCGCGCAAATGGAATACGGCCGCTACATTAATAATGGTATGCGCAACATTGAAATCCGTAGAAAACCCGACGATGCCAGGCGTTACCAGATAGATGTTGCCACCTATTTAAATATCGATTCGGCAAATGCTCATTTGGAGCAATTCAAGAAAAAGTTAAAACAGACAGACATTTTCGTACAAACATATCCATATAAAAAACAATGA
- a CDS encoding ExbD/TolR family protein: MNLKKRHSRATAEVHTSAMNDIMFFLLLFFLIASTVTNPNVIKLMLPKSSSGQSVSKKTITVSVTKELKYYVDKKEVKVDDLNAALAAYKKMATELTIVLFVDRTVAIQNVVQVMDIAQKLNIKLVLATEPK, from the coding sequence ATGAACCTTAAAAAAAGACATAGCCGTGCCACGGCAGAGGTGCACACATCGGCAATGAACGATATCATGTTCTTTTTGTTGTTGTTCTTTTTGATCGCCTCAACCGTTACCAATCCAAACGTGATCAAACTGATGCTGCCTAAATCATCTTCGGGGCAATCGGTATCAAAAAAAACGATCACGGTATCGGTAACCAAAGAGTTAAAATACTACGTAGACAAAAAAGAGGTTAAGGTAGACGACTTGAATGCCGCTTTAGCCGCCTATAAAAAGATGGCTACCGAGCTTACCATTGTTTTATTTGTTGACCGTACCGTGGCTATACAAAACGTGGTACAGGTGATGGATATAGCACAAAAGTTAAATATTAAATTAGTTTTAGCTACCGAGCCAAAATAA
- a CDS encoding MotA/TolQ/ExbB proton channel family protein → MMLLLQAIDTAKQVVDSLSKTVQPGALPQEELRFGDLLIKGGWVMVPIGILAVLGLVIFFERYFTIRKASKDESNLMAQVRSSIISGKLDSAVAICKNSNSPLGRMLQKGLLRIGRPIKDIEGAIENIGKLEVSKLEKNIAILGIVAGIAPMFGFLGTIAGVIKIFYDISKTDNISMGVISGGLYVKMVTSAAGLLVGIIAYVLYNVLNIMVDKVILKLETDAIEFIDLLEEPSK, encoded by the coding sequence ATGATGTTATTACTGCAAGCAATAGATACAGCCAAACAAGTAGTTGATTCTTTAAGCAAGACTGTACAGCCCGGGGCTCTGCCCCAGGAAGAGTTACGCTTTGGCGACCTGCTGATTAAGGGTGGCTGGGTGATGGTGCCTATCGGGATATTGGCAGTATTAGGATTGGTGATATTTTTTGAGCGTTATTTTACCATTCGCAAAGCCTCAAAAGATGAATCTAACCTGATGGCGCAGGTGCGTTCGAGCATCATATCGGGCAAGCTCGATTCTGCTGTCGCGATTTGCAAAAACAGCAATTCGCCGCTGGGCCGTATGCTTCAAAAAGGATTACTACGCATTGGCCGCCCTATTAAAGATATTGAAGGCGCTATCGAAAATATTGGCAAACTTGAAGTATCCAAACTGGAAAAAAACATTGCCATTTTAGGTATAGTTGCCGGTATAGCGCCAATGTTTGGCTTCCTGGGTACCATAGCCGGGGTAATTAAAATATTTTACGATATATCTAAAACCGATAACATCAGCATGGGGGTAATATCCGGCGGTTTATACGTAAAAATGGTTACGTCGGCTGCTGGCTTATTGGTCGGCATCATCGCCTATGTACTTTATAACGTTTTAAACATTATGGTTGATAAAGTAATTTTGAAGCTTGAAACCGACGCTATCGAGTTTATTGACCTGTTAGAAGAACCCAGTAAATAA